Proteins from a single region of Hermetia illucens chromosome 3, iHerIll2.2.curated.20191125, whole genome shotgun sequence:
- the LOC119652258 gene encoding uncharacterized protein LOC119652258: MDLTKLVLCIFLKCLLLATLSSAQCTIPKILRGSWFSWEVGRPTQTVLDADTMSQRGYCVVVRQEGADYTFVFKDQTGCYHCVKTFPRTLNVFEKAESPCVSLAPGEEPTIENVCKGISPDQQLITLFNENYVPINCRSSLEGVWHFTYQNRFRFTGVCNKPEARIQSCQTAGSQFLILNEKFNISYRRCEGMQGTFDGLVEYSCLGDWFVGKNHFFAVANTKESRKDEKYRCFLKNRDDDLYIGVSITAECNTLKTVENSPERLKLTPVKAEVVEPGCRLPQNFSGEWVNTANIDADVFINETHIIETYYPDKARYRRTVYVCREQRDTRIMMSRLTVDGCQKDYICFDFMPRHHNIIRYRKGLAVIRDDFSTVCSWVQFPNKESWRYDLFLLRNPVPVRCPVAGKFNFTQRGEHPFRTRILGGVTLSPRPDIRCKQNISDLSVCDTDQKEMAIDENYCLSVDYLGRPVDIYSDPDYRMKCIGFWRENLRSYLITYDDLDPLSKYRCWVYQRADLNRVLMSQAVGAFCNLKQEVTSWNYTEGAAVAIDMTEYERERDQCPMHFDDGGNPWLNSENPVRVFDWDFYKSASNIITSNNIPFYFICVAHLIFILVFTQ; encoded by the exons ATGGATCTGACGAAACTTGTATTGTGTATCTTTCTGAAATGTTTGCTTTTAG CAACTCTTTCGTCCGCCCAGTGTACTATCCCCAAAATCCTGcgtggttcttggttctcatggGAAGTGGGACGACCAACCCAAACTGTGCTCGATGCAGACACAATGTCCCAGCGCGGGTATTGTGTTGTGGTGCGTCAAGAAGGTGCGGACTACACGTTCGTGTTCAAAGACCAAACAGGTTGCTACCACTGCGTTAAGACATTCCCCAGGACGCTTAATGTATTTGAAAAAGCTGAAA GTCCTTGTGTGTCTTTGGCGCCTGGCGAGGAGCCCACGATTGAAAATGTCTGCAAAGGCATAAGCCCCGACCAGCAGCTCATAACACTCTTCAATGAGAATTACGTTCCAATAAATTGTCGTTCGTCGCTAGAAGGAGTCTGGCACTTCACATATCAG AATCGATTCAGATTTACCGGCGTGTGTAACAAGCCTGAAGCCCGAATTCAGTCATGCCAAACTGCCGGGTCGCAGTTCTTGATTCTAAATGAAAAGTTTAACATCAGCTATCGTCGCTGCGAGGGTATGCAGGGCACATTTGATGGTCTAGTCGAATACAGTTGTTTGGGCGATTGGTTTGTCGGTAAAAATCACTTTTTCGCCGTGGCAAATACCAAGGAATCACGTAAAGATGAAAAGTACAGATGTTTCCTGAAGAATCGAGACGATGATCTCTATATTGGTGTGTCGATCACGGCGGAGTGCAACACTTTGAAAACAGTGGAAAATTCACCCGAGCGTTTGAAACTCACCCCAGTAAAGGCGGAGGTTGTCGAGCCTGGGTGTCGTCTGCCGCAAAATTTCAGTGGAGAGTGGGTTAACACTGCCAATATTGATGCGGATGTGTTCATTAACGAGACGCATATCATAGAAACGTATTATCCGGATAAAGCGCGATACAGACGAACGGTTTACGTATGCCGAGAACAGCGGGATACCAGGATAATGATGTCTCGTCTGACCGTGGATGGATG tcAAAAGGATTATATTTGCTTCGACTTTATGCCTCGACATCACAATATAATACGCTATCGAAAAGGTTTAGCAGTAATTCGAGACGACTTCAGTACAGTCTGTTCTTGGGTACAGTTTCCGAACAAAGAATCGTGGCGTTATGATTTATTCCTGCTACGGAATCCGGTTCCTGTTCGATGTCCTGTTGccggaaaattcaatttcacaCAACGTGGAGAACATCCCTTTAGAACAAG AATTCTGGGAGGTGTTACTTTGAGTCCTCGTCCTGATATTCGTTGCAAACAAAATATATCGGATTTATCCGTGTGCGACACTGATCAGAAAGAGATGGCTATCGATGAGAACTATTGCTTGTCAGTTGATTACTTGGGAAGACCCGTCGATATTTACA GTGACCCCGATTACCGAATGAAATGCATTGGCTTTTGGAGAGAAAATCTCAGATCCTATTTGATAACGTACGACGACTTGGATCCCTTATCGAAATATCGTTGCTGGGTGTATCAGAGAGCTGATCTTAATAGGGTGTTGATGTCTCAAG CTGTGGGAGCATTTTGCAATCTAAAACAAGAAGTCACCTCTTGGAATTATACCGAAGGAGCTGCCGTTGCCATAGACATGACTGAATATGAACGTGAAAGAGATCAGTGCCCAATGCATTTCGATGACGGTGGGAACCCATGGCTAAATTCAGAGAACCCAGTGAGAGTATTCGATTGGGATTTCTACAAAAGTGCATCGAACATAATAACGTCCAATAACATTCCATTCTATTTTATTTGTGTTGCCCATTTGATATTTATTCTCGTGTTTACTCAGTAA
- the LOC119652207 gene encoding gustatory and odorant receptor 22-like, producing MFRIPDNEFEAAINGTLLQKDITKLAKGEGKYGFNGKDSERFMRAQLKSRHGETVEKYDQFYRDHKLLLKLFQLLAVMPITRSGPGLVTFSWKSSATTYALIFYSLMTLVVLRIGYERVKILQTTKEFDEYIYAIIFILFLIPHFWIPFVGWGVAKKVAEYKTMWGHFQVRYYRVTNITLQFPKLKILIVILFVGCLICAVLFLLSLSSMLDGYPLWHTLAYYHIITMINMNCSLWYINSRAIKAASKGLSECFKRDITAECSSYMLSQYRFLWLNLSELLQMLGTAYARTYSTYIIFMSVNITIAIYGAFSDIFDHGEFSLKVGGLVVCTIYCSTLLFIFCDCSHKATLEVAQGVQDTLLSTNVLSIDMQAQKEVDLFIQAIEMNPAIVNLSGYGNVNRELLSSVVGTVAIYLIVLLQFKLTLIAQNQAIGVQNAVKKM from the exons atgttCCGAATTCCGGATAATGAATTTGAAGCTGCGATAAACgggacacttctccaaaaggATATTACTAAATTAGCCAAAGGAGAAGGAAAGTATGGCTTCAACGGGAAAGATAGCGAACGGTTCATGCGGGCCCAGCTTAAGTCACGACACGGGGAGACAGTGGAAAAATATGACCAG tTTTACAGGGATCACAAATTGCTCCtgaaattatttcaattgtTGGCCGTTATGCCCATTACCAGGTCAGGACCTGGACTTGTAACCTTCAGTTGGAAATCGTCAGCTACGACTTACGCCTTGATTTTCTACTCGCTCATGACATTGGTTGTATTGCGTATTGGCTACGAGCGTGTGAAAATATTACAGACGACAAAGGAGTTTGATGAATATATTTATGCAATTATATTCATTCTGTTCCTCATCCCTCATTTTTGGATTCCATTTGTAGGATGGGGAGTGGCTAAAAAAGTCGCTGAATACAAAACAATGTGGGGTCACTTTCAG GTGAGGTACTACAGAGTAACTAACATCACCCTACAGTTCCCGAAGCTGAAGATACTCATCGTGATTTTGTTTGTGGGGTGCTTGATATGTGCGGTGCTCTTTTTGCTTTCGTTGAGCTCCATGTTGGATG GTTACCCTCTATGGCATACACTGgcatattatcatattataACAATGATAAATATGAACTGTTCTCTTTGGTACATAAATTCAAGGGCAATAAAGGCTGCATCAAAGGGACTTTCTGAGTGCTTCAAACGA GACATAACCGCGGAATGCTCATCATACATGCTCTCCCAGTATCGTTTCTTGTGGCTTAATTTGAGTGAACTCTTACAAATGCTGGGAACAGCATACGCACGAACTTACTCGACATACATTATATTCAT GTCAGTCAACATCACGATTGCTATTTACGGTGCCTTCTCCGACATATTTGACCATGGAGAGTTTTCACTGAAAGTTGGTGGCTTAGTTGTGTGCACAATCTATTGTTCTACTTTGCTCTTCATTTTCTGTGACTGCTCGCATAAAGCCACTTTGGAAGTTGCGCAAGGAGTACAGGACACTTTGCTATCAACCAATGTACTTAGTATTGATATGCAAGCTCAAAAGGAAGTGGATTTGTTCATCCAAGCTATCGAAATGAACCCAGCAATTGTGAATTTGAGTGGTTACGGCAATGTGAATCGAGAGCTACTTTCATCG GTGGTTGGAACTGTTGCAATTTATTTGATAGTACTGCTCCAATTCAAACTTACGCTGATTGCTCAAAATCAGGCTATTGGAGTTCAGAATGCAGTTAAGAAGATGTAG